In the Phaseolus vulgaris cultivar G19833 chromosome 7, P. vulgaris v2.0, whole genome shotgun sequence genome, one interval contains:
- the LOC137829028 gene encoding uncharacterized protein, producing the protein MKKEDEKSAPSYLYLHPSENPATPLVSPVLDPSNYHPWSRSMLTALSAKDKLEFVDGTATQLAKTDSTFSAWNRCNNMVVSWLVHSVSVPIRQSIVWMDKVVEIWSDLKTRYSQGDLSRISDLQMEASSLNQGELSITDYFTKLRVIWDELENFIPESVCICKNYTCNISSIVSQRKREDQAMQFLRGLNDQYSNVKSHVLLMEPVPPISKIFSLVAQQERQLSSHALIANIKNVQPMVNKNNVQSYVVCSFCGKNGHNDSVCFKKHGFPNQNEKKKWPHC; encoded by the exons ATGAAGAAGGAAGATGAGAAATCAGCCCCAAGTTATCTGTATCTTCATCCAAGCGAGAATCCAGCGACTCCTCTTGTCTCCCCGGTGTTGGACCCTAGCAATTATCATCCATGGAGTCGGTCGATGCTCACGGCGTTAAGCGCTAAGGATAAACTCGAGTTCGTCGATGGAACCGCTACACAACTAGCAAAGACAGATTCCACCTTTTCGGCATGGAATCGGTGCAACAACATGGTGGTCTCGTGGCTGGTCCACTCTGTTTCCGTCCCCATTCGTCAAAGCATCGTCTGGATGGACAAAGTTGTAGAAATTTGGAGCGATCTCAAGACAAGATATTCTCAAGGTGACCTCTCACGCATTTCTGACCTCCAAATGGAGGCATCCTCCTTAAACCAAGGTGAGCTCTCAATAACCGACTATTTTACAAAGTTAAGGGTGATTTGGGATGAGTTGGAGAATTTCATACCCGAATCTGTTTGCATCTGCAAGAACTATACTTGCAATATTTCTTCTATTGTTTCTCAACGAAAAAGAGAAGACCAAGCCATGCAGTTTTTGAGAGGTCTAAATGATCAGTATAGCAACGTTAAATCCCATGTCCTTTTAATGGAACCCGTCCCACCTATATCAAAAATCTTTTCTTTAGTAGCTCAACAAGAGCGACAATTGAGTAGTCATGCTTTGATTGCTAATATAAAGAATGTTCAACCCATGGTTAACAAGAATAATGTACAGTCTTATGTTGTTTGCTCCTTTTGTGGTAAGAATGGTCACAATGATAGTGTGTGTTTTAAGAAACATGGTTTTCCCAATCAGAATGAGAAAAAG AAATGGCCACACTGTTGA
- the LOC137828496 gene encoding probable protein S-acyltransferase 15 — MSTKGKRFLSVPVLAVFSLMSFVYYSSIFVFLHDWLDLQSSPGTLNAYLFSLFASLSLFSFFSCVVTDPGHVPSSYAPDVEFSKDNEELKKCDKCFVYKPPRTHHCRVCRRCILKMDHHCLWINNCVGYWNYKAFFVFVLYATMSSIYATVIFISCVFQKDWDSIKGSSLKIFYVLYGTMVVGLTIILLTLFGWHVYLILRNMTTIEYYEGNRAKWLAMKSGQSYRHPFNIGAYKNITLILGPNMLKWLCPTAVSHLKEGVSFAALRDNS; from the exons ATGTCGACAAAGGGCAAAAGGTTTCTGTCAGTGCCTGTGTTGGCAGTGTTTTCGTTAATGTCTTTTGTGTATTACAGTTCAATCTTCGTCTTCCTCCATGACTGGCTCGATTTGCAGAGTTCCCCTGGCACTTTGAATGCGTACCTCTTCTCTCTCTTTGCCTCTCTTTCCCTCTTCTCCTTCTTTTCCTGCGTTGTCACTGACCCCGGTCACGTCCCTTCTTCCTATGCCCCAGATGTTGAATTCTCCAAAGAT aatgaagaactgaagaaaTGTGACAAATGCTTTGTTTACAAACCTCCGAGGACCCATCATTGTCGAGTTTGCAGAAGGTGTATTCTGAAAATG GATCATCACTGCTTGTGGATAAATAATTGTGTCGGTTATTGGAATTATAAGGCTTTCTTTGTTTTTGTATTATATGCCACCATGTCAAGTATATATGCTACG GTCATATTTATAAGCTGTGTATTTCAGAAGGACTGGGACTCCAttaaagggagttctcttaagATCTTTTAT GTCTTGTATGGAACGATGGTGGTGGGCCTGACCATAATTCTTTTGACTCTTTTTGGATGGCATGTCTACCTTATCCTTCGTAATATGACAACCATAGAG TATTATGAAGGAAATcgtgcaaaatggctggctatgaAGTCTGGGCAGAGCTACCGGCATCCATTCAACATTGGTGCATACAAAAACATAACTTTG ATTTTAGGTCCAAACATGCTGAAATGGTTATGTCCCACGGCAGTAAGCCATCTAAAGGAAGGGGTTAGCTTCGCGGCACTACGTGATAATTCTTAG